A single genomic interval of Calypte anna isolate BGI_N300 chromosome 3, bCalAnn1_v1.p, whole genome shotgun sequence harbors:
- the MAL gene encoding myelin and lymphocyte protein isoform X1 — protein sequence MSSTTSTASLPSGLAVLTTFPDVLFIPEFIFGGLVWILVASSHVPDPMLQGWVMFVSVFCFVMSTTLLCLYLCGAHGGSRSWVTLDATCQVIASLFYLSAAVLEAFFTYAAGLVPDSSVAEVYRENIAAVVFAFLATLVYVIHKVFSLLRWKSS from the exons ATGTCCTCGACAACTTCCACCGCTTCTTTGCCCAGCGGCCTGGCTGTCCTGACAACTTTCCCAGATGTGCTCTTCATCCCAGAATTT ATCTTTGGGGGCCTTGTCTGGATCCTGGTGGCATCCTCCCATGTCCCAGACCCCATGCTGCAAGGCTGGGTGATGTTTGTCTCCGTGTTCTGCTTTGTCATGTCCACCACCCTCCTGTGCCTCTACCTCTGTGGGGCACACGGCGGCAGCAGATCCTGGGTCACCTTG GATGCCACTTGCCAGGTAATAGCATCTCTGTTTTACCTCAGCGCTGCCGTGTTGGAAGCCTTCTTCACCTATGCTGCAGGCTTGGTACCTGACAGCTCTGTGGCTGAAGTCTACAGGGAGAACATTGCTGCTGTG GTATTTGCATTCTTAGCTACCCTGGTCTACGTGATCCATAAGGTGTTCTCACTCCTGCGATGGAAATCATCCTAA
- the MAL gene encoding myelin and lymphocyte protein isoform X2, producing the protein MCSASIFGGLVWILVASSHVPDPMLQGWVMFVSVFCFVMSTTLLCLYLCGAHGGSRSWVTLDATCQVIASLFYLSAAVLEAFFTYAAGLVPDSSVAEVYRENIAAVVFAFLATLVYVIHKVFSLLRWKSS; encoded by the exons ATGTGCAGTGCTAGT ATCTTTGGGGGCCTTGTCTGGATCCTGGTGGCATCCTCCCATGTCCCAGACCCCATGCTGCAAGGCTGGGTGATGTTTGTCTCCGTGTTCTGCTTTGTCATGTCCACCACCCTCCTGTGCCTCTACCTCTGTGGGGCACACGGCGGCAGCAGATCCTGGGTCACCTTG GATGCCACTTGCCAGGTAATAGCATCTCTGTTTTACCTCAGCGCTGCCGTGTTGGAAGCCTTCTTCACCTATGCTGCAGGCTTGGTACCTGACAGCTCTGTGGCTGAAGTCTACAGGGAGAACATTGCTGCTGTG GTATTTGCATTCTTAGCTACCCTGGTCTACGTGATCCATAAGGTGTTCTCACTCCTGCGATGGAAATCATCCTAA